In the genome of Apodemus sylvaticus chromosome 2, mApoSyl1.1, whole genome shotgun sequence, one region contains:
- the Napepld gene encoding N-acyl-phosphatidylethanolamine-hydrolyzing phospholipase D isoform X2: MDENENSQSLVPSYQYPKETLRKRQNSVQNSGGSVSSRFSRKSFKLDYRLEEDVTKSKKGKDGRFVNPWPTWKNISIPNILRWLIMEKDHSGVPGSKEELDKELPVLKPYFISDPEDAGVREAGLRVTWLGHATLMVEMDELIFLTDPIFSSRASPSQYMGPKRFRRPPCTISELPPIDAVLISHNHYDHLDYGSVHALNERFGSELRWFVPLGLLDWMQKCGCENVIELDWWEENCVPGHDKVTFVFTPSQHWCKRTLLDDNKVLWGSWSVLGPWNRFFFAGDTGYCPAFEEIGKRFGPFDLAAIPIGAYEPRWFMKYQHANPEDAVRIHIDLQTKRSVAIHWGTFALANEHYLEPPAKLSEALERYGLSCEDFFTLKHGESRYLNTDRAFEET, from the exons ATGGATGAAAATGAGAACAGCCAGTCTCTAGTGCCAAGCTATCAGTATCCAAAAGAAACCCTGAGGAAGCGCCAgaattcagtgcagaattcaggAGGAAGCGTGTCTTCTAGGTTCTCCAGGAAAAGCTTCAAGCTGGATTACAGACTAGAGGAGGACGTAACTAAATCGAAGAAAGGGAAAGACGGGAGATTTGTCAACCCGTGGCCAACATGGAAAAACATCTCCATCCCAAATATACTCAGATGGCTGATAATGGAGAAGGATCACAGCGGTGTCCCAGGTTCCAAAGAG GAACTTGACAAAGAACTCCCAGTGCTTAAGCCATATTTTATCAGTGACCCCGAAGACGCTGGGGTGAGAGAGGCTGGCTTACGCGTCACATGGCTGGGACACGCGACACTGATGGTGGAAATGGATGAGCTCATCTTCCTCACGGACCCCATATTCAGTTCTCGCGCCTCCCCCTCGCAGTACATGGGTCCGAAGCGGTTTCGCCGTCCTCCGTGTACAATAAGCGAACTCCCCCCAATAGATGCTGTCCTCATCAGCCACAACCACTATGACCACCTAGACTATGGCTCCGTCCACGCCTTGAACGAGCGTTTCGGCAGTGAGCTGAGATGGTTTGTACCCCTGGGCCTTCTCGACTGGATGCAGAAATGCGGCTGCGAGAACGTGATTGAGCTGGACTGGTGGGAGGAGAATTGCGTCCCTGGCCACGATAAGGTCACCTTCGTCTTCACGCCTTCCCAACACTGGTGTAAAAGGACCCTCCTGGACGACAACAAGGTTCTGTGGGGCAGCTGGTCTGTGCTAGGGCCTTGGAATCGGTTCTTCTTTGCTGGCGATACTGGCTACTGCCCTGCTTTTGAAGAGATTGGCAAAAGGTTTGGTCCTTTTGACCTTGCGGCCATTCCCATCGGAGCTTATGAACCAAG GTGGTTTATGAAATACCAGCATGCTAACCCAGAAGACGCTGTAAGGATTCACATTGACCTTCAAACAAAGAGATCTGTGGCAATTCATTGGGGGACTTTCGCCTTAGCTAATGAG CATTACTTAGAGCCGCCGGCGAAACTGAGCGAAGCTCTAGAGCGATATGGGCTTTCCTGTGAGGATTTCTTCACCCTGAAGCACGGAGAGTCGAGATACTTGAACACCGATAGAGCTTTTGAAGAAACTTGA